The Acidobacteriota bacterium genome has a segment encoding these proteins:
- a CDS encoding DedA family protein — MDWLRDIFHAVTNVQGIVTSGGTIMVCAIVFIETGLFVGFFLPGDSLLVTAGVFAATGHLNLGALLFFGSICAIFGDQMGYLIGYRTGKALYNRPDSRFFKRRHLDRTREFYEKYGPKTIVMARFVPVVRTFAPAVAGAAGMNYRRFVFYNIFGGVFWVMGMTLLGYFLGAMIPNIDRNIHYVIVVVIVLSILPAVIEVLRERRKAAAHATAPLAPEERP, encoded by the coding sequence ATCGACTGGCTTAGAGATATTTTTCACGCCGTTACGAACGTGCAGGGAATCGTTACGAGCGGCGGCACCATAATGGTTTGCGCGATTGTCTTCATTGAGACAGGGCTATTTGTAGGATTTTTTCTTCCGGGAGATTCTCTGTTGGTAACGGCTGGAGTATTCGCGGCGACGGGACACCTGAATCTGGGAGCCTTGTTGTTTTTCGGGTCTATCTGCGCGATTTTCGGCGACCAAATGGGCTACCTGATTGGATATCGCACTGGCAAGGCTCTCTACAATCGTCCCGACTCCCGATTTTTCAAGCGCCGTCATCTCGACCGGACCCGGGAGTTCTACGAGAAGTACGGCCCCAAGACCATCGTGATGGCGCGCTTTGTGCCCGTCGTCCGCACCTTTGCTCCCGCCGTGGCAGGCGCGGCGGGCATGAACTACCGGCGGTTCGTTTTCTATAATATTTTTGGTGGCGTGTTTTGGGTGATGGGGATGACGCTGCTCGGTTATTTCCTGGGCGCAATGATCCCCAATATCGATCGCAATATCCATTATGTCATTGTGGTAGTCATCGTTCTCTCGATACTTCCCGCCGTAATCGAAGTCTTGCGCGAGCGCCGCAAAGCGGCAGCTCATGCGACCGCGCCGCTGGCACCGGAAGAAAGACCGTAG
- a CDS encoding DinB family protein — protein sequence MKMLRKAKFVLMLLVLAAASVQPVAAEGLDVGGMLRLHMARTRRMLTNVIAAMPEDKYDYRPVKEVRSFREMAVHLIQDGFSHVGWSAGMSREESEKLAAKYEHIKTREEILRGLDEMYTWSEQTVGTINATNATDMVVGMRSERQTRFEAAMVAFEDQMGHYGNFVVYLRLNGGVPPSTANADMERAENQRKNKEVGVAPPAPADEHKH from the coding sequence ATGAAAATGCTACGCAAGGCTAAGTTTGTGCTGATGCTGTTGGTGCTGGCCGCGGCCAGCGTGCAGCCGGTGGCTGCGGAGGGGCTTGATGTGGGCGGGATGCTGCGCCTGCATATGGCGCGCACACGGCGGATGCTCACGAACGTTATTGCCGCTATGCCAGAGGACAAATATGATTATCGCCCGGTGAAGGAAGTTCGCAGTTTCCGCGAGATGGCTGTGCATCTCATTCAGGATGGCTTCTCGCACGTCGGCTGGTCCGCGGGAATGTCGCGCGAGGAATCCGAGAAGCTTGCGGCAAAGTATGAGCATATCAAAACCCGCGAGGAGATTCTGCGTGGTTTGGACGAAATGTACACTTGGTCCGAGCAAACTGTAGGGACAATCAACGCGACTAACGCTACGGATATGGTGGTTGGTATGCGCAGCGAGCGCCAAACCCGATTTGAAGCAGCCATGGTGGCTTTTGAAGACCAGATGGGCCACTACGGCAACTTTGTCGTCTACCTGCGTTTGAATGGCGGCGTGCCGCCATCCACCGCGAATGCGGACATGGAGCGCGCCGAGAACCAGCGCAAGAACAAGGAAGTTGGGGTCGCTCCTCCCGCTCCCGCCGACGAGCACAAGCATTAA
- a CDS encoding methylenetetrahydrofolate--tRNA-(uracil(54)-C(5))-methyltransferase (FADH(2)-oxidizing) TrmFO, producing MDKEKITVIGGGLAGAEAALQLARRGIAVDLYEMRPTHKTPAHQTGHLAELVCSNSLKSDREFSAPWLLKEEMRRIGSPLLEIARRCAVPAGHALAVDRDLFAAQVTATVAQEPLINLKREEVLKIPAMGIVIIASGPLTSDVLAASIQDLTGSERLFFYDAISPIVDAATLDRSIIFSASRYDVSLPISAESAISAAHNPGQSTPESDGDYLNCPMSREEYQKFHDALMAADSVVRHEFEDVKYFEACLPLEELARRGRDTLRFGPMKPVGLTDPRTGRRPYAVVQLRKENQRADSYNLVGFQNHLKFGEQKRILRMIPGLEQAEVLRYGQIHRNTYVNAPALLNATLQLRNHPRIFFAGQICGVEGYVESIATGMLAGRFAAEMVAGVESVPLPRATALGSLCHYITHADPKNYQPANIAFDLLPPLCATAFAERKGKPSRQERHQHLCEIALRMLDQWTMAGNQSLLVSE from the coding sequence ATGGATAAAGAAAAAATTACTGTTATTGGCGGTGGACTCGCGGGTGCGGAGGCGGCATTGCAACTCGCACGCAGAGGGATCGCCGTCGATCTCTACGAGATGCGCCCGACGCACAAGACTCCCGCTCACCAGACTGGCCATCTTGCCGAACTGGTCTGCAGCAATTCGCTCAAGAGCGACCGCGAATTTTCCGCGCCATGGCTCCTTAAGGAGGAGATGCGGCGTATCGGATCTCCGTTGCTGGAGATCGCACGGCGCTGCGCGGTTCCAGCCGGGCATGCGTTGGCTGTCGATCGAGATCTCTTCGCTGCGCAAGTTACTGCCACGGTGGCACAAGAGCCGTTGATCAACCTGAAGCGCGAGGAAGTGCTGAAAATCCCCGCCATGGGAATTGTGATCATCGCTTCCGGCCCACTCACCAGCGATGTGCTGGCTGCATCGATTCAAGACCTGACCGGCAGCGAGAGGCTGTTTTTCTATGACGCGATTAGCCCGATCGTAGATGCCGCGACATTGGATCGCAGTATCATATTTTCCGCGTCACGCTACGATGTAAGCCTCCCCATTTCTGCGGAGAGCGCAATTAGCGCAGCGCACAATCCAGGGCAATCGACGCCGGAGTCCGATGGGGATTATCTGAATTGCCCGATGTCGCGCGAGGAGTATCAGAAATTCCATGATGCGCTGATGGCGGCCGATTCGGTGGTGCGTCACGAGTTTGAGGATGTGAAGTATTTCGAGGCCTGTCTTCCTCTGGAAGAGCTGGCGCGGCGAGGGCGCGATACTCTGCGCTTTGGTCCGATGAAGCCGGTGGGGCTGACCGATCCGCGAACGGGCAGGCGCCCTTATGCCGTAGTGCAACTCAGGAAAGAAAATCAGCGGGCGGACAGCTACAATTTGGTTGGATTTCAGAACCATCTCAAGTTTGGAGAACAGAAGCGCATCCTACGGATGATCCCTGGCCTGGAGCAGGCGGAGGTGCTTCGCTACGGGCAGATTCACCGGAACACTTATGTGAACGCTCCGGCGCTGCTCAACGCCACGCTGCAACTCCGCAATCACCCGCGCATCTTCTTCGCCGGGCAAATCTGCGGGGTGGAAGGTTACGTCGAATCGATTGCCACCGGGATGCTGGCCGGCCGATTTGCAGCCGAGATGGTTGCTGGCGTCGAGTCGGTTCCGCTTCCCCGCGCGACTGCGCTTGGTTCGCTTTGTCATTACATCACGCATGCCGACCCCAAGAATTATCAGCCTGCCAATATCGCATTTGACCTGCTGCCGCCGTTGTGCGCCACCGCCTTTGCGGAGCGCAAGGGCAAACCTAGCCGCCAGGAGCGGCATCAGCACTTATGCGAGATTGCGCTTAGAATGCTCGATCAATGGACGATGGCCGGGAATCAATCCTTGCTGGTCAGCGAATAA
- a CDS encoding carboxymuconolactone decarboxylase family protein, whose amino-acid sequence MKKVAPRLAQLTSDLLYGEIWERTEMSKRDRSLITVAVLMATYRTDQLRLHIGLALDNGVTQEEIGELITHTAFYAGWPTAANAVMVAQSVFDSRKA is encoded by the coding sequence ATGAAAAAAGTTGCACCGCGACTGGCGCAGCTTACATCAGATCTTTTGTACGGGGAAATTTGGGAACGAACCGAAATGTCCAAACGGGACCGCAGCCTCATCACCGTGGCGGTTCTAATGGCCACCTACCGCACTGATCAACTTCGCCTGCATATTGGGCTGGCCTTGGACAATGGCGTTACGCAGGAGGAGATCGGAGAACTAATTACTCACACAGCCTTTTATGCTGGATGGCCCACGGCCGCAAACGCAGTGATGGTCGCTCAATCGGTATTCGATTCGCGAAAAGCTTGA
- a CDS encoding ABC-F family ATP-binding cassette domain-containing protein produces the protein MIQLSAASKRFGSRLLFEDFNWLLTPQDRVGLVGGNGTGKSTLLKILAGIEHLDEGTLSSIRNLTTGYLPQDGLSASGRSVLEEALSVFGDLHDAEREMEVLTLRMGEIDPEGEEFRRAAERYHKLEIVFNAGDGYQLETQAKLVLDGLGFRPAEFSRDTQELSGGWQMRLALAKCLLLKPHLLLLDEPTNHLDLEARNWLESFLHDYPHAVVLVSHDRYFLDASVNRILELWNRQGHFYPGNYEQYLERKSARREQLLAEYRQQRERIDHLEIFINRFRYQASKARQVQSRIKELEKIERIEIPPDEQTIRFSFPQPPASGRVVTEFADIAKRYDDKQVFSGVNFMIRRGERIGLVGTNGAGKSTLIKLLAGTELPSAGECKLGHNVEVEYFAQDQYKMLNPQARLIDDLSSVAPIDLSTQTKLRTLLGCFLFTGDDVFKPIGVLSGGERNRFALARMLLQPPNFLLLDEPTNHLDLRAKDVLLDALQRFSGTIVFVSHDRYFIDHLATRIFEIENGKLTEYDGNYENYLRQKEGGSASSSVAMGQGESHPVVADPSRSVKKEPTEASSESPRTRPKRLNPILVKEMRNRHSEIEEEIIRCEAEIADSESALAQFKSAEETIRLTKGLESSRFRLSELMGEWEQLSIDLDEQLKVD, from the coding sequence ATGATACAACTTTCCGCCGCTTCTAAACGATTCGGCTCTCGATTACTGTTTGAAGATTTCAACTGGTTGCTCACGCCACAAGATCGCGTCGGTCTGGTCGGTGGCAATGGCACGGGCAAGTCCACGCTGCTTAAAATTCTCGCCGGGATCGAGCATCTCGACGAGGGCACGCTTAGCTCCATCCGCAACCTCACGACAGGCTATCTGCCGCAGGATGGTCTCAGCGCCTCCGGTCGCAGCGTTCTGGAAGAGGCGCTGTCCGTGTTTGGCGACCTGCATGATGCCGAGCGAGAGATGGAAGTGTTGACACTCCGCATGGGCGAGATCGATCCCGAGGGCGAGGAGTTTCGCCGCGCCGCGGAGCGCTATCACAAGCTGGAAATCGTCTTCAACGCCGGCGATGGTTATCAGCTTGAGACGCAGGCGAAACTGGTTCTTGACGGATTAGGCTTTCGTCCCGCCGAATTTTCCCGCGATACGCAGGAACTCTCCGGGGGATGGCAGATGCGCCTTGCGCTGGCCAAGTGCCTGCTGCTCAAGCCGCATCTGCTGCTGCTCGACGAGCCCACCAATCACCTGGACCTGGAGGCGCGCAACTGGCTGGAGTCGTTCCTGCACGATTATCCCCACGCCGTCGTGCTGGTCTCGCATGACCGCTATTTCCTCGACGCTTCTGTGAATAGAATCCTGGAACTTTGGAATCGCCAGGGGCATTTTTACCCCGGCAATTATGAGCAGTATCTGGAACGGAAGTCCGCGCGGCGAGAGCAGCTGCTGGCCGAATACCGCCAACAGCGTGAGCGCATCGATCACTTGGAGATTTTCATCAATCGGTTCCGTTACCAGGCGAGTAAGGCGCGTCAGGTGCAGAGTCGCATCAAGGAGCTCGAAAAGATCGAGCGCATCGAAATTCCGCCTGACGAGCAGACCATTCGCTTCAGCTTTCCGCAACCGCCGGCCAGCGGGCGCGTGGTCACCGAATTTGCCGATATCGCCAAGCGCTATGACGACAAGCAGGTTTTCAGCGGCGTGAATTTCATGATCCGCCGCGGCGAGCGCATCGGCCTGGTGGGAACCAACGGAGCGGGCAAGTCAACATTGATCAAGTTGCTGGCCGGAACGGAGCTTCCCTCGGCGGGTGAATGCAAGCTGGGACACAACGTGGAGGTGGAGTATTTCGCGCAGGATCAGTACAAGATGCTGAACCCGCAAGCGCGGCTGATCGATGATTTGTCGAGCGTCGCGCCCATCGATCTGAGCACTCAGACCAAACTACGCACGCTGCTCGGCTGTTTCTTGTTCACAGGGGACGATGTATTCAAACCCATCGGAGTGCTGTCCGGCGGCGAACGTAATCGCTTCGCCCTGGCCCGAATGTTGCTTCAACCTCCGAACTTCTTATTGCTCGATGAGCCCACCAATCATTTGGATCTGCGCGCTAAGGATGTGCTATTAGATGCCTTGCAGAGATTCAGCGGTACCATCGTTTTCGTTTCCCACGACCGGTATTTTATCGATCACCTGGCCACCCGAATATTCGAGATCGAGAACGGGAAATTGACCGAATATGATGGGAACTACGAAAACTATCTCCGACAGAAGGAGGGCGGCAGCGCTAGCAGCAGTGTGGCGATGGGGCAAGGAGAATCACACCCGGTCGTTGCGGACCCATCCAGAAGTGTAAAGAAGGAGCCGACAGAGGCTTCTTCCGAGAGCCCGAGGACGCGCCCAAAGCGTCTGAATCCCATTCTCGTCAAGGAAATGCGTAACCGGCATTCGGAGATAGAAGAGGAAATCATCCGATGCGAGGCGGAGATTGCAGATTCTGAGTCCGCTCTCGCTCAGTTCAAGAGCGCGGAAGAAACCATCCGCCTCACCAAGGGATTGGAATCGAGCCGCTTCCGCCTTTCTGAACTTATGGGCGAGTGGGAACAGTTAAGCATCGATTTAGATGAGCAGTTGAAAGTCGATTAG
- a CDS encoding DinB family protein, with protein sequence MNFYGAKELAASFRTVRNNTITIAEEIPAEAYTKPLAPGLRTVAQLLTHIAVSYRLQHQVHAVQPISTLEGFDFPGFFGGMMAEEQKPRDKAQLIQLLKENGELFAKWLESLSDSFLGEMVAMPTGMTPAAKSRFEMILSVKEHEMHHRGQLMMFERSLGQVPHLTRQFIAHMEAAQKK encoded by the coding sequence ATGAATTTTTACGGCGCAAAAGAATTAGCGGCGAGTTTTCGAACCGTCCGCAACAACACCATCACCATCGCGGAAGAGATTCCTGCAGAAGCTTACACTAAGCCACTGGCTCCCGGACTTCGAACTGTCGCGCAACTGCTGACGCACATCGCCGTGTCCTACCGGCTGCAGCATCAGGTCCACGCCGTCCAGCCGATCAGCACTCTGGAAGGTTTCGATTTTCCGGGATTCTTCGGCGGCATGATGGCCGAAGAGCAGAAGCCGCGCGACAAAGCGCAGTTGATCCAACTGTTGAAGGAGAACGGTGAACTCTTCGCAAAATGGCTAGAGAGCCTTTCCGATAGTTTCCTGGGGGAGATGGTGGCGATGCCCACGGGGATGACTCCCGCCGCGAAGAGCCGCTTTGAAATGATTCTGTCCGTAAAGGAGCACGAGATGCATCACCGCGGCCAGCTCATGATGTTCGAGCGCTCGTTGGGACAAGTACCGCACCTGACGCGCCAGTTCATCGCTCACATGGAAGCGGCGCAGAAAAAGTAA